Proteins encoded by one window of Halosolutus amylolyticus:
- a CDS encoding ferredoxin has product MPRYEVTIEKDACDGIFACLTRDPRFVEGDDGLATIDPGADPVYDCEGAVTDTAERVVATFDDDRIDEARRAAAACPTDAIVVEEVAE; this is encoded by the coding sequence ATGCCACGATACGAAGTCACCATCGAGAAGGACGCCTGTGACGGCATCTTCGCCTGCCTGACCCGGGATCCGCGGTTCGTCGAAGGCGACGACGGCCTCGCGACGATCGACCCCGGCGCAGACCCGGTGTACGACTGCGAGGGCGCGGTCACGGACACCGCGGAGCGCGTCGTTGCGACGTTCGACGACGATCGGATCGACGAGGCGAGACGGGCCGCGGCGGCGTGTCCGACAGACGCGATCGTCGTCGAGGAGGTGGCCGAATGA
- a CDS encoding cobalamin biosynthesis protein, with amino-acid sequence MSDAESPIDDEVTGIEIQVPADPLAGHPATAYFWGHVAGSGTVSDAGIDVVTNDEASAQVLAAIAGGELEHRTISREYAHDASITRTEDEYTLSIEAGDADGEDDAHLLGRRGAIGLPVDGRGNYRFGAFSAYDRELLRGLLEGCGTICFKSSSASVGISFVHDDRDLLAFVQDSIADCPVDAPLGDLSETSSGGYWFGVDDDAAPAFGTWLYEDCEETGLFAPSRRRKLERSLEQAAAYDDPQQ; translated from the coding sequence ATGAGCGACGCGGAGTCGCCGATCGACGACGAGGTGACCGGAATCGAGATCCAGGTGCCGGCCGACCCCCTCGCGGGACATCCCGCGACGGCCTACTTCTGGGGCCACGTCGCCGGAAGCGGGACGGTCAGCGACGCGGGCATCGACGTCGTCACGAACGACGAGGCGTCCGCGCAGGTGCTCGCGGCGATCGCGGGCGGTGAACTCGAGCACCGGACGATCAGTCGCGAGTACGCTCACGACGCGTCGATCACACGGACCGAGGACGAGTACACGCTCTCGATCGAGGCCGGGGACGCCGATGGCGAGGACGACGCGCACCTCCTCGGACGACGCGGGGCGATCGGCCTCCCCGTCGACGGCCGCGGTAACTACCGATTCGGCGCGTTCTCGGCGTACGATCGGGAACTGCTCCGGGGTCTGCTCGAGGGCTGTGGAACGATCTGTTTCAAGTCCTCGAGCGCCAGTGTGGGAATCTCGTTCGTCCACGACGATCGGGACCTGCTCGCGTTCGTGCAGGATTCGATCGCCGACTGTCCGGTCGACGCACCCCTGGGCGATCTCTCCGAGACGTCTTCGGGCGGCTACTGGTTCGGCGTCGACGACGACGCCGCGCCCGCGTTCGGCACCTGGCTCTACGAGGACTGCGAGGAGACCGGCCTGTTCGCCCCGAGTCGCCGACGCAAACTCGAACGGAGCCTCGAACAGGCCGCGGCGTACGACGATCCCCAGCAGTAA
- a CDS encoding CbiX/SirB N-terminal domain-containing protein, with amino-acid sequence MSTPDDTPSTTAFDDEAVLLVGHGSRREKSNEQVRDLAADLESRLGIPVDAAFLELAEPAIDEAFAELATIVSRVTVVHCSLFAASHVKNDVPLAIEQARAAHDVEIANGSHLGIHPAIVDLLDDRAAAVERELGVDRGTDDVAVVLCGRGSSDPDANGDVHKLARLLYEGRAFDRVEASFVGVTEPTLEESLHGLSKHRPDAVVVLPYMLGDGVLTQRVRDWTAAFDDEYPYVDALAGDPLGTDSRLLDVFADRWQEARTGSVEMSCDTCKYKVDLEGYEEDVGGARAMLRALAHQGAHADRDDVDDEPHSHDGPAKHVAVCTNRTCAEMGSPAVIERLRQAARDSDHCDARITRSSCLGRCGDGPMVAVYPDGIWYGDVDRNDAERIVTDHLDRDRIVSDLVDRTL; translated from the coding sequence ATGAGCACACCTGACGACACCCCGTCCACGACGGCCTTCGACGACGAGGCGGTCCTCCTGGTGGGACACGGCTCCCGCCGGGAGAAGTCGAACGAGCAGGTCCGGGACCTGGCGGCCGACCTCGAGTCCCGACTGGGGATTCCGGTCGACGCGGCGTTCCTCGAACTCGCGGAGCCGGCGATCGACGAGGCGTTCGCCGAACTCGCGACGATCGTCTCGCGGGTTACGGTCGTCCACTGTTCGCTGTTCGCCGCGAGCCACGTCAAGAACGACGTCCCGCTGGCGATCGAACAGGCCCGCGCGGCCCACGACGTCGAGATCGCCAACGGCTCCCACCTGGGGATTCACCCGGCGATCGTCGACCTGCTCGACGATCGGGCCGCCGCGGTCGAGCGCGAACTCGGCGTCGACCGGGGGACCGACGACGTCGCCGTCGTCCTCTGCGGGCGCGGGTCGAGCGATCCGGACGCCAACGGCGACGTCCACAAACTGGCCCGGTTGCTGTACGAGGGGCGGGCGTTCGATCGCGTGGAGGCCTCGTTCGTCGGCGTCACGGAGCCGACGCTGGAGGAGTCCCTTCACGGACTCTCGAAACACCGGCCGGACGCGGTCGTCGTCCTGCCGTACATGCTCGGGGACGGCGTCCTCACCCAGCGGGTTCGGGACTGGACCGCAGCGTTCGACGACGAGTATCCCTACGTCGATGCGCTGGCGGGCGACCCGCTCGGGACCGACTCGCGGCTGCTCGACGTCTTCGCCGATCGGTGGCAGGAGGCCCGGACGGGTAGCGTCGAGATGTCCTGTGATACCTGCAAGTACAAGGTCGACCTCGAGGGCTACGAGGAGGACGTCGGCGGCGCACGGGCGATGCTCCGCGCGCTCGCCCACCAGGGGGCCCACGCCGATCGGGACGACGTCGACGACGAGCCACACAGTCACGACGGGCCCGCGAAACACGTCGCGGTGTGTACGAACCGGACCTGTGCCGAGATGGGGTCCCCAGCGGTAATCGAACGGCTTCGCCAGGCGGCCCGCGACTCCGACCACTGCGACGCCCGGATCACCCGATCGTCCTGTCTCGGCCGCTGCGGTGACGGCCCGATGGTCGCCGTCTATCCCGACGGGATCTGGTACGGCGACGTCGACCGCAACGACGCCGAGCGGATCGTCACCGACCACCTCGATCGCGATCGGATCGTCAGCGACCTCGTCGATCGGACGCTGTAG
- a CDS encoding DUF3209 family protein encodes MSCHEIEALRLGLMTVLGVGDESTRDHAAKELDGHLEGPIEGLANAESLAELQRHLDAALVDLEEEVATMDREDPAYDYTRGRLLEVRNAERAVQRLTAQGESIVDGLGEAHDTLHETFPVEE; translated from the coding sequence ATGAGCTGTCACGAAATCGAAGCGCTACGACTCGGACTGATGACCGTCCTCGGCGTCGGGGACGAGAGCACCCGCGACCACGCGGCGAAAGAACTCGATGGCCATCTGGAGGGACCGATCGAGGGACTCGCGAACGCCGAGAGCCTCGCCGAACTCCAGCGCCACCTCGACGCGGCGCTGGTCGACCTGGAGGAGGAGGTCGCGACGATGGATCGCGAGGATCCGGCCTACGACTACACCCGCGGCCGTCTGCTCGAGGTTCGTAACGCCGAGCGGGCGGTCCAGCGACTCACTGCGCAGGGAGAGAGCATCGTCGACGGCCTCGGCGAGGCGCACGACACCCTCCACGAAACGTTCCCCGTAGAGGAGTGA
- a CDS encoding PQQ-binding-like beta-propeller repeat protein has protein sequence MASSESDTGARADRNGEFRQLSLGEIEAARSRHTWTRSAVHVTGDLVLAGRWDGTVTAFDADSLETRWTASHPDHAVGIATLEDGTGTGSGTDADAIVVAGRGETGTIAAYNAETGAKQWRYDTAADVGDPVRDSVFYLPYVVAIEAGDTDAGDERLYAAARRYERDGDVRRWYSTVLAFDADGTVRWRYETDASPIAIDLAPDGDRLAVGYNRCLGDHDHGLVVLDAATGDPKWTWDPGTPGDRRVGDVSFDGDRLAVASHGDKRGYLLGPGGAERWWVDLAVETEIDGETLYAYPNHVSASDGRVAFVTGNTYAEESRETENRHPNEHRVTVVDAAGDPVWDDAVRGFVHGLAAADGTIVAPCAQNFRVRDPGTHAIRWFDRETGTGGVEGFDGIATAAAVADGTIAAIEEPVEYHDESETRGEYAVHVGSVDGC, from the coding sequence ATGGCGAGTTCCGAATCCGACACCGGCGCACGAGCCGATCGGAACGGCGAGTTCCGGCAACTCAGCCTCGGCGAGATCGAGGCCGCGCGGAGTCGCCACACGTGGACTCGATCGGCCGTCCACGTCACCGGCGACCTCGTCCTCGCGGGACGGTGGGACGGCACCGTTACCGCGTTCGACGCCGACTCGCTCGAGACGCGGTGGACGGCTTCCCACCCGGATCACGCGGTCGGGATCGCGACGCTCGAGGACGGAACCGGGACGGGAAGCGGCACCGACGCCGACGCGATCGTCGTCGCCGGTCGCGGCGAGACGGGGACGATTGCGGCCTACAACGCCGAAACCGGGGCTAAGCAGTGGCGCTACGACACCGCGGCCGACGTCGGCGACCCCGTCAGGGACTCCGTCTTCTACCTGCCGTACGTCGTCGCGATCGAGGCCGGCGACACGGACGCGGGCGACGAACGGCTCTACGCCGCGGCCCGCCGGTACGAACGGGACGGTGATGTTCGGCGCTGGTACAGCACCGTCCTCGCGTTCGACGCCGACGGCACCGTTCGCTGGCGGTACGAGACCGACGCCTCGCCGATCGCGATCGACCTCGCCCCCGACGGAGACCGACTGGCAGTCGGCTACAACCGCTGTCTGGGTGACCACGATCACGGCCTCGTCGTCCTCGACGCGGCGACCGGCGACCCGAAGTGGACGTGGGATCCCGGGACGCCGGGCGATCGGCGCGTCGGCGACGTCTCGTTCGACGGCGATCGACTCGCCGTCGCGAGCCACGGGGACAAGCGCGGCTACCTGCTCGGGCCGGGCGGTGCCGAGCGCTGGTGGGTCGACCTCGCGGTCGAGACCGAGATCGACGGGGAGACGCTGTACGCCTACCCGAATCACGTCTCCGCGAGCGACGGTCGCGTCGCGTTCGTGACCGGCAACACCTACGCCGAAGAGAGCCGCGAGACCGAGAATCGGCACCCGAACGAACACCGCGTTACGGTCGTCGACGCCGCGGGCGATCCCGTGTGGGACGACGCGGTCCGTGGCTTCGTCCACGGACTCGCCGCTGCCGACGGGACGATCGTCGCGCCCTGCGCGCAGAACTTCCGGGTCCGGGATCCCGGGACCCACGCCATCCGCTGGTTCGATCGCGAGACGGGCACCGGCGGCGTCGAGGGGTTCGACGGGATCGCGACCGCGGCCGCCGTCGCGGACGGGACGATCGCCGCCATCGAGGAACCCGTCGAGTACCACGACGAGAGTGAGACGCGCGGCGAGTACGCCGTTCACGTCGGATCGGTCGACGGGTGCTGA
- a CDS encoding DNA primase, which produces MVGSTSSRPDGVDRRAQPSRRVMTDGGQAQAEPEADDESEADTEEEAEDDGEADAGEETEGAEEEAEAEPAEVEEESEGVEEEPAEAEEDEAEEEDEEGLDVTGDLVEDDRAEGHADDAETVYEGDDASGVLHLDLDGLFLDLLGLEVNLNPVTLDVSARPGGGNLLGNLLSAVTGLLDGPGALLDKVTSLLGKPLEWLGSLTDKLKSILGKPKEWLGSLSERVKSGLSDLVRKPGAFLRSLFGRGEAEDIEEGAAEEPVGEEEGEEAEAEPGRIASAVQWVRSTLSGAAGWLKEKLVGLVPGLPVEEVIATIVRSVIQQLLEQLEPEGERDEADAQEGAPAEA; this is translated from the coding sequence GTGGTCGGATCCACCTCGAGCCGTCCCGACGGGGTCGATCGACGGGCCCAGCCGTCCCGACGGGTGATGACCGACGGCGGGCAGGCACAGGCCGAACCCGAGGCGGACGACGAGAGCGAGGCAGACACCGAAGAGGAAGCCGAGGACGATGGTGAAGCTGACGCCGGAGAAGAGACAGAAGGGGCCGAAGAGGAGGCTGAAGCGGAGCCAGCAGAGGTCGAAGAGGAGTCGGAAGGGGTCGAAGAGGAGCCAGCAGAGGCCGAGGAAGACGAAGCTGAAGAAGAAGACGAAGAGGGACTGGACGTAACCGGAGACCTCGTCGAAGACGATCGCGCGGAGGGGCACGCCGACGACGCCGAAACCGTGTACGAGGGTGACGACGCCTCCGGCGTCCTGCACCTCGATCTCGACGGCCTGTTCCTGGACCTGCTCGGGCTCGAGGTCAACCTGAACCCGGTCACCCTCGACGTCTCGGCCCGGCCCGGGGGTGGCAATTTACTCGGGAACTTGCTGTCCGCGGTGACGGGCCTGCTGGACGGCCCGGGTGCGCTGCTGGACAAGGTGACGTCGCTGCTGGGGAAGCCACTGGAGTGGCTCGGTTCCCTGACGGACAAGCTGAAGTCGATACTCGGCAAGCCGAAGGAGTGGCTCGGCTCCCTGTCGGAGCGGGTAAAGAGCGGGCTCAGCGATCTGGTCCGTAAACCCGGAGCCTTCCTCAGGAGTCTCTTCGGTCGTGGTGAGGCGGAGGATATCGAAGAAGGAGCGGCAGAAGAACCGGTCGGCGAAGAGGAAGGGGAAGAAGCGGAGGCCGAACCCGGACGAATCGCCTCGGCGGTCCAGTGGGTCCGATCGACACTGTCGGGCGCGGCGGGCTGGCTGAAGGAGAAACTCGTCGGTCTCGTCCCGGGACTCCCGGTAGAGGAGGTCATCGCGACGATCGTTCGGAGCGTGATCCAGCAACTCCTCGAGCAACTCGAACCGGAAGGTGAACGCGACGAAGCGGACGCACAGGAGGGCGCACCAGCGGAAGCATAA
- a CDS encoding universal stress protein, with amino-acid sequence MYDGILVATDGSDAAMDATEHAIDLAKEFDASLSSIAVVETRTTYDNAIVDPEEAERALREQAEESIAAVEAAASDAGIDVETTIRSGVPHEEVVDYAAERGVDVVVVGAEGRSNLRRALLGSTVDGVVRFADRPVLVVGN; translated from the coding sequence ATGTACGACGGGATCCTCGTCGCCACGGACGGCAGCGACGCCGCGATGGACGCGACCGAGCACGCGATCGACCTCGCGAAGGAGTTCGATGCCTCGCTCTCCAGCATCGCCGTCGTCGAGACCCGGACGACCTACGACAACGCGATCGTCGACCCCGAGGAAGCAGAACGCGCGCTTCGCGAGCAGGCCGAGGAATCGATCGCGGCCGTCGAGGCCGCCGCCAGCGACGCGGGCATCGACGTCGAGACGACGATTCGATCGGGCGTTCCCCACGAGGAGGTCGTCGACTACGCGGCCGAACGCGGCGTCGACGTGGTCGTCGTCGGTGCGGAGGGACGATCGAACCTCAGGCGGGCACTGCTCGGGAGTACCGTCGACGGCGTCGTCAGGTTCGCCGATCGACCGGTGCTCGTCGTTGGAAATTGA
- a CDS encoding universal stress protein, translating into MTLLVPFDGSELATNALEKASTFGDLLDEDVVVLTVIPDDADYAVERGWITQGEPFASERIESGLRSRAEEVAPEATVRVERVSSDEPTATATTNVVREIRRVAAEVEASVVFIGSENAGSVIAPQSSVGSPVANDHRYDVYVVRRPSDEIDPDEISDIDSTRDQF; encoded by the coding sequence ATGACACTCCTCGTCCCCTTCGACGGCTCGGAACTGGCGACGAACGCGCTCGAGAAAGCGTCGACCTTCGGCGACCTGCTCGACGAAGACGTCGTCGTGCTGACGGTGATCCCCGACGACGCGGACTACGCCGTGGAACGGGGCTGGATCACGCAGGGCGAACCGTTCGCGTCGGAGCGGATCGAGTCGGGACTTCGATCGCGGGCCGAGGAGGTCGCACCGGAGGCGACGGTCCGGGTCGAGCGAGTCAGTTCCGACGAACCGACGGCGACGGCGACGACGAACGTCGTCCGTGAGATCCGACGCGTCGCCGCGGAGGTCGAGGCCTCCGTCGTGTTCATCGGCTCCGAAAACGCCGGGTCGGTGATCGCCCCGCAGTCGAGCGTCGGGAGCCCCGTCGCGAACGACCACCGGTACGACGTCTACGTCGTTCGCCGCCCCTCCGACGAGATCGACCCCGACGAAATCTCGGACATCGACTCGACGAGGGACCAGTTCTAG
- the acs gene encoding acetate--CoA ligase, producing MDDRNGWGRERPAPTGSPRNPSPSFVDQANVTDDRIHEEFDEPAGWERAADLLTWDEPYGTVLEDEDAPFYRWFTGGELNASYNCLDRHIEAGRKTHTAIRWEGKRGERETYTYQDLFVEVNELAAALGELGVGEDDVVTIYLPMIPELPIAMLACARIGAPHSVVFAGLSADALATRMDAADSEYLLTCDGYYRRGDAFNQKSKVDNARIALDHDVQTVVVDRLGDDLPHVLGDGERDYHDLCAEFTGETVEPVSRDAEDMLFLMYTSGTTGEPKGVVHSTGGYLAHVAWTSHAVLDVKPEDTYWCAADIGWITGHSYIVYGPLALGTTTVMYEGTPDYPDRDRLWEIVDRNAVDVFYTAPTAIRAFMKWGEEYPAGHDLSSLRLLGTVGEPISPRPWEWYYEHIGDEECPIVDTWWQTETGAITVSTLPGIDEMRPGAAGPALPGIDARVVDDSGTEVEPGEPGYLVLARPWPGMARTLYDGDDRFIEEYWTRFSDPEADRWWYESGDAARIDEDGYITVLGRVDDVINVSGRRLSTMEIESAIAGVDGVAEAAVVGRTSGAGDTEICAYVSTESGYDSDPTVRRSIFDNIESTIGTIARPAAVVFTPELPKTRSGKIMRRLLEDVANGEELGDTSALRNPEIVGEIQAEIGNEGDEDVRPP from the coding sequence ATGGACGATCGGAACGGGTGGGGACGGGAGCGACCCGCCCCCACCGGGTCGCCTCGAAATCCGTCCCCGTCGTTCGTCGATCAGGCGAACGTGACGGACGACCGGATCCACGAGGAGTTCGACGAACCGGCAGGCTGGGAGCGGGCTGCCGATCTACTTACCTGGGACGAGCCCTACGGCACCGTCCTCGAGGACGAGGACGCCCCGTTCTACCGCTGGTTCACCGGCGGCGAACTCAACGCGTCGTACAACTGTCTCGACCGGCACATCGAGGCCGGCCGGAAGACCCACACCGCCATCAGGTGGGAGGGCAAGCGCGGCGAACGCGAGACCTACACCTACCAGGACCTGTTCGTCGAGGTCAACGAACTCGCGGCGGCACTGGGGGAACTCGGCGTCGGCGAGGACGACGTCGTGACGATCTACTTGCCGATGATCCCGGAACTCCCGATCGCGATGCTAGCCTGTGCCCGGATCGGGGCCCCTCACAGCGTCGTCTTCGCCGGGCTGTCGGCGGACGCGCTCGCCACCCGGATGGACGCCGCCGACAGCGAGTACCTGCTCACCTGCGACGGCTATTACCGCCGCGGCGACGCGTTCAACCAGAAGAGCAAGGTCGACAACGCCCGGATCGCGCTCGACCACGACGTCCAGACGGTCGTCGTCGATCGACTCGGCGACGACCTCCCCCACGTGCTCGGCGACGGCGAACGTGACTACCACGACCTCTGCGCGGAGTTCACCGGCGAGACCGTCGAACCGGTGTCCCGCGACGCCGAGGACATGCTGTTCCTGATGTACACCTCCGGGACGACCGGCGAGCCGAAAGGCGTCGTCCACAGTACGGGCGGCTACCTCGCCCACGTCGCCTGGACGAGCCACGCCGTCCTGGACGTCAAACCCGAAGACACCTACTGGTGTGCGGCCGACATCGGCTGGATCACGGGTCACTCCTACATCGTCTACGGACCGCTGGCACTCGGCACGACGACCGTGATGTACGAGGGGACTCCCGACTACCCCGATCGGGACCGCCTCTGGGAGATCGTCGATCGGAACGCCGTCGACGTGTTCTACACCGCACCGACGGCGATCCGGGCGTTCATGAAGTGGGGCGAGGAGTATCCCGCAGGGCACGACCTCTCCTCGCTGCGGCTTCTCGGCACCGTCGGGGAACCGATCAGTCCGCGGCCGTGGGAGTGGTACTACGAACACATCGGGGACGAGGAGTGCCCGATCGTCGATACGTGGTGGCAGACCGAGACGGGAGCGATCACGGTCTCGACGCTCCCCGGCATCGACGAGATGAGACCCGGCGCTGCGGGGCCAGCCCTGCCGGGGATCGACGCCCGGGTCGTCGACGATTCAGGGACGGAGGTCGAACCGGGCGAACCCGGCTACCTCGTCCTCGCCAGGCCGTGGCCGGGGATGGCCCGGACGCTGTACGACGGCGACGATCGGTTCATCGAGGAGTACTGGACCCGGTTCTCGGACCCCGAGGCGGACCGGTGGTGGTACGAGAGCGGCGACGCGGCCCGGATCGACGAGGACGGCTACATCACCGTGCTGGGCCGGGTCGACGACGTGATCAACGTGTCGGGACGACGGCTGAGCACGATGGAGATCGAGTCCGCGATCGCCGGCGTCGACGGCGTGGCCGAGGCCGCCGTCGTCGGTCGCACGAGCGGGGCCGGCGACACCGAAATTTGCGCGTACGTGAGCACCGAGAGCGGCTACGACTCCGACCCGACGGTCCGCCGATCGATTTTTGATAACATCGAGTCCACGATCGGAACGATCGCCCGGCCCGCGGCGGTAGTGTTCACCCCCGAACTCCCCAAGACGCGATCGGGGAAGATCATGCGCCGCCTGCTCGAGGACGTCGCGAACGGCGAGGAACTGGGCGACACGAGCGCGCTCCGGAATCCGGAGATCGTCGGCGAGATCCAGGCCGAGATCGGCAACGAGGGCGACGAGGACGTTCGCCCCCCGTAA
- a CDS encoding bacterio-opsin activator domain-containing protein: MSLEGTTGVVLGRREYESLLDAAETYREALVIRLCGDVGLRPAELTRLTIGDVEQVRIDPPRYLVRVPTGDDAGGRTAYLPTRVERELKRYARSNDLSSDDRIFTVTPRRLQMLVSDVADRASDLFDDPGLADVSTSNLRQYFAHTALVDHDVNPRVVKSAGGWRSFEALESYLPEPTDTEIVEAFDAVEGPSRPRSGDHRSGPAVSDDSVVRLLLAASDRYALVRLDADGYVERWNRSAAAMFGYRAGEIVGTHVSAFYTDDAVEDGVPERTLSTALDESGYETDGWRVHKDGSQFRATETVSPLRDDQGHHRGFAVFVRDATAVHEELEGVRERRDELDRLYAVSQRHRAVTDALLESTDHEEVETATCAALTDGRAYEFAWIDRATMSDRRRKWRASSGIDPGAVERVVPDEWRGDGSGTGVDRSDPAITGETEGGAVTVADDVGATLDDDAFAGAVARVPLGYGDTVYGTLAVATERPGAFEDDERAWLETIGRQVGYAIAAIRRRNLLLSDRVIELEIACRDDRSFFVDASRKLGCRFELDSLVSIEESTQLYYVWLEGASPSDVFDLADAAPGIEDCRLIETDEDGWRVEFVIESSCPIVTLTEYGVTVHEAVFEGGSATITGDCAADADVRTILDGLRSTFPDSELLGKREAERTVQTAREFREGLEDRLTDRQEAALRAAYFGGYYDWPRESTAEEVADAMGVSSPTLHNHLRKGQHELLRTFFDDPDE; this comes from the coding sequence ATGAGTCTCGAGGGGACTACGGGGGTCGTGCTCGGACGCCGGGAGTACGAGTCCCTCCTCGACGCCGCGGAGACCTACCGAGAGGCGCTGGTGATCCGGCTCTGTGGGGACGTCGGACTCCGGCCGGCCGAACTGACGCGGCTCACGATCGGCGACGTCGAGCAGGTGCGGATCGATCCGCCGCGGTACCTGGTACGGGTGCCGACCGGCGACGACGCCGGGGGTCGAACCGCGTACCTGCCGACCCGCGTCGAGCGCGAACTGAAGCGGTACGCCCGCAGTAACGACCTCTCGTCCGACGATCGGATCTTCACCGTGACGCCGCGACGCCTCCAGATGCTGGTGTCGGACGTCGCCGATCGGGCGAGCGACCTGTTCGACGATCCCGGCCTCGCCGACGTCTCCACGAGCAACCTCCGGCAGTACTTCGCCCACACGGCGCTGGTCGACCACGACGTGAACCCCCGCGTCGTCAAGAGTGCGGGCGGCTGGCGCAGTTTCGAAGCCCTCGAGTCCTACCTGCCCGAGCCGACGGATACCGAGATCGTCGAGGCATTCGACGCCGTCGAAGGGCCGTCGCGGCCTCGCTCCGGGGACCATCGGTCCGGTCCCGCGGTGAGCGACGACAGCGTCGTTCGGCTGTTACTGGCCGCCAGCGACCGCTACGCTCTCGTGCGCCTCGACGCCGACGGCTACGTCGAGCGGTGGAACCGCAGCGCGGCCGCGATGTTCGGCTACCGGGCTGGCGAGATCGTCGGCACCCACGTCTCGGCGTTCTACACCGACGACGCCGTCGAGGACGGGGTTCCGGAGCGGACGCTCTCGACGGCGCTCGACGAATCGGGCTACGAAACCGACGGCTGGCGCGTCCACAAGGACGGCTCGCAGTTCCGCGCGACCGAAACCGTCTCGCCGCTCCGGGACGACCAGGGTCACCACCGCGGGTTCGCCGTCTTCGTCCGCGACGCGACGGCCGTCCACGAGGAACTCGAGGGCGTGCGCGAGCGCCGGGACGAACTCGATCGGCTCTACGCGGTCTCCCAGCGACACCGGGCCGTGACCGACGCGTTGCTCGAATCGACCGATCACGAGGAGGTCGAGACGGCCACGTGTGCCGCACTCACCGACGGACGGGCCTACGAGTTCGCCTGGATCGACCGGGCGACCATGTCGGATCGCCGCCGGAAGTGGCGCGCCTCCAGCGGGATCGACCCCGGCGCGGTCGAACGGGTCGTTCCGGACGAGTGGCGCGGGGACGGTTCGGGCACTGGGGTCGACCGATCGGACCCGGCGATCACCGGCGAGACCGAGGGCGGAGCGGTGACCGTCGCTGACGACGTCGGGGCGACGCTCGACGACGACGCGTTCGCGGGGGCCGTCGCGAGAGTCCCCCTCGGCTACGGCGACACCGTCTACGGAACGCTCGCGGTCGCGACCGAGCGACCGGGGGCGTTCGAAGACGACGAGCGGGCGTGGCTCGAGACGATCGGCCGACAGGTCGGCTACGCGATCGCCGCGATCCGCCGGCGGAACCTCCTGCTGTCCGATCGCGTGATCGAACTCGAGATCGCCTGCCGCGACGATCGATCGTTCTTCGTCGACGCCTCGCGCAAACTCGGCTGTCGGTTCGAACTCGACTCGCTGGTCTCGATCGAGGAGTCGACGCAGCTCTACTACGTCTGGCTCGAGGGGGCGTCGCCGTCCGACGTCTTCGACCTCGCCGACGCTGCTCCCGGAATCGAGGACTGTCGGCTGATCGAGACCGACGAGGACGGCTGGCGCGTCGAGTTCGTCATCGAGAGTTCCTGTCCGATCGTCACGCTCACCGAGTACGGGGTGACCGTCCACGAGGCGGTCTTCGAGGGCGGGTCGGCGACGATTACCGGCGACTGCGCGGCCGACGCCGACGTCCGGACGATCCTCGACGGGCTTCGCTCCACGTTCCCGGACTCCGAACTGCTGGGGAAACGCGAGGCCGAGCGAACCGTCCAGACGGCCCGCGAGTTCCGGGAAGGACTCGAGGATCGCCTGACAGATCGCCAGGAGGCCGCGCTCCGGGCGGCCTATTTCGGCGGCTACTACGACTGGCCCCGGGAGAGCACGGCCGAGGAAGTCGCCGACGCGATGGGGGTTTCCTCCCCGACACTGCACAACCACCTGCGGAAGGGGCAACACGAGTTGCTCCGGACGTTCTTCGACGATCCGGACGAGTAG